Proteins encoded in a region of the Acidobacteriota bacterium genome:
- a CDS encoding SUMF1/EgtB/PvdO family nonheme iron enzyme, translated as MKECQLCKNCYGDDVATCPKDGMPTMHTIQGEPVLEGKYHLESRLGQGGMGVVYKARHAYLKTQLAIKIILPDLVGNDPQLVTRFRQEALAAAAIRHQNVVAVTDYGVIGGSIPFLVMEYVEGEALHDLLTREKVLSPERALEIMSAICAGVGAAHHQGIVHRDLKPLNIMICSDKPNLSDAVKILDFGLAKIKSGELLGSFIQAQTTGLMGSPYYMAPEQWADDEPDSRSDIYSLGVMLFQMLAGDVPFKGSSIPAIMKKHISDAAPTFASVGVTVSPEVERVVLHTLAKDKDKRTASVEQMIAELREAVYPAGIGIHTTGSAFPVSSINVRTVPPQSRVWVDNRPVGESREDGWITLNGVQAGSHRVKVSKDGFEDWVGDVLVDGTPKQITAELCPGTGPNMPAPTVAYSGVGQDTPQRMASTQISRTDMAKTSVQAWDTGSQNVQVDSGKQKRGIFSPWVLGAAGLVLMIALGGAGLGGAYMMGLFSSKPADPGNGANGTNQTTPTPTVSPTGPPVIRTEMVEIPAGTFKMGRSDGRENERPEHDQQVAKFFMDKTEVTNAEYLLFVEETKRQEIPGHWVNGRPLAGQEKLPVRLVSYDDAIAFAEWRSKRDGTKYRLPTEIEWEYAARNGAANDLYPWGDKFQSRCAVIDQPSNDPKAVGTASCPNEWGVMDLIGNVFEWTSSEVSVYPGSTLAVAPVDEPHYMIRGGGAFYKSTGADRITSTFRQEVAKSTKSPGLGFRLVRE; from the coding sequence ATGAAAGAGTGCCAACTCTGTAAAAATTGCTACGGCGACGACGTCGCGACATGCCCGAAAGATGGTATGCCGACGATGCATACCATTCAGGGCGAACCGGTCCTCGAGGGTAAGTATCATCTCGAATCGCGTCTTGGGCAGGGCGGAATGGGCGTCGTTTACAAAGCGCGCCATGCTTACCTGAAGACTCAGCTTGCGATCAAGATCATCCTTCCCGACCTCGTTGGCAACGACCCGCAGCTCGTCACCCGTTTTAGACAAGAAGCTCTCGCGGCAGCGGCCATCCGTCACCAGAATGTTGTTGCGGTTACGGACTATGGCGTAATTGGCGGTTCGATCCCGTTTCTTGTGATGGAATATGTGGAGGGCGAGGCTCTCCATGATCTATTGACCAGAGAAAAGGTATTGTCGCCCGAGCGGGCACTCGAGATAATGTCCGCCATTTGTGCGGGCGTCGGTGCAGCTCACCACCAGGGAATCGTTCACCGCGACCTCAAGCCGCTCAATATCATGATCTGCAGCGACAAGCCGAATCTTTCGGACGCTGTTAAGATCCTCGACTTCGGTTTGGCAAAGATCAAATCGGGCGAGCTGCTCGGTTCCTTCATTCAAGCACAAACCACAGGCCTGATGGGCTCACCATACTACATGGCTCCGGAGCAATGGGCCGACGACGAGCCGGACTCGCGGTCGGACATTTATAGCCTCGGGGTGATGCTATTTCAGATGCTGGCAGGTGATGTGCCGTTCAAGGGCTCATCGATCCCGGCGATAATGAAGAAGCACATCAGCGACGCCGCACCGACCTTTGCATCGGTCGGGGTTACGGTCTCTCCGGAGGTCGAACGCGTTGTGCTGCACACGCTTGCAAAGGACAAAGACAAGCGAACCGCCTCGGTCGAACAGATGATCGCGGAACTGCGCGAGGCTGTTTATCCGGCCGGAATAGGGATACATACAACAGGCTCCGCTTTTCCGGTCTCATCGATAAACGTTCGGACCGTTCCGCCGCAGTCGAGGGTTTGGGTAGATAATCGCCCGGTCGGTGAATCTCGCGAGGATGGCTGGATCACTCTCAACGGAGTTCAAGCCGGCAGCCACCGCGTCAAGGTCAGCAAGGACGGTTTTGAGGACTGGGTCGGCGACGTGCTGGTTGACGGGACGCCGAAGCAGATCACCGCAGAGCTTTGTCCCGGGACTGGGCCGAACATGCCGGCCCCGACGGTCGCCTACAGCGGAGTCGGCCAAGACACCCCGCAAAGAATGGCTTCGACGCAGATCTCGCGGACGGACATGGCGAAGACATCCGTCCAGGCTTGGGACACCGGGTCGCAGAATGTTCAGGTTGATTCTGGCAAGCAAAAGCGGGGCATTTTTTCGCCGTGGGTTCTGGGTGCGGCCGGCCTTGTGCTTATGATAGCCCTCGGCGGTGCCGGCCTTGGCGGTGCATATATGATGGGGCTTTTCTCATCCAAACCTGCCGACCCGGGAAATGGAGCGAATGGAACGAACCAAACGACGCCAACGCCAACCGTTTCACCAACGGGGCCGCCGGTCATTCGGACCGAGATGGTTGAGATACCCGCGGGGACGTTCAAGATGGGACGCAGCGATGGCCGCGAGAACGAAAGGCCCGAACACGATCAGCAGGTCGCCAAATTCTTCATGGATAAGACCGAGGTGACGAACGCGGAATATTTACTCTTTGTCGAAGAAACAAAACGCCAAGAGATTCCCGGACACTGGGTAAATGGGCGACCGCTTGCCGGACAGGAAAAACTGCCGGTACGACTGGTCTCATACGACGATGCAATCGCTTTCGCCGAATGGAGATCGAAACGAGATGGTACTAAATACCGACTGCCGACCGAGATCGAATGGGAATATGCCGCGAGAAACGGAGCGGCGAATGATCTTTACCCGTGGGGTGATAAATTCCAATCGAGATGTGCCGTTATCGATCAGCCAAGCAACGACCCCAAGGCTGTCGGAACCGCTTCTTGCCCTAACGAATGGGGTGTAATGGACCTGATCGGCAACGTCTTTGAATGGACCTCCTCGGAAGTTTCGGTTTATCCGGGCAGTACGCTT